The following are encoded in a window of Choloepus didactylus isolate mChoDid1 chromosome 17, mChoDid1.pri, whole genome shotgun sequence genomic DNA:
- the LOC119512415 gene encoding polyadenylate-binding protein 1-like has translation MNPSAPSYPMASLYVGDLHPDVTEAMLYEKFSPAGPILSIRVCRDMITRRSLGYAYVNFQQPADAERAMDTMNFDVIKGKPVRIMWSQRDPSLRKSGVGNIFIKNLDKSIDNKALYDTFSAFGNILSCKVVCDENGSKGYGFVHFETQEAAERAIEKMNGMLLNDRKVFVGRFKSRKEREAELGARAKEFTNVYIKNFGEDMDDERLKDLFGKFGPALSVKVMTDESGKSKGFGFVSFERHEDAQKAVDEMNGKELNGKQIYVGRAQKKVERQTELKRKFEQMKQDRITRYQGVNLYMKNLDDGIDDERLRKEFSPFGTITSAKVMMEGGRSKGFGFVCFSSPEEATKAVTEMNGRIVATKPLYVALAQRKEERQAHLTNQYMQRMASVRAVPNPVINPYQPAPPSGYFMAAIPQTQNRAAYYPPSQIAQLRPSPRWTAQGARPHPFQNMPGAIRPAAPRPPFSTMRPASSQVPRVMSTQRVANTSTQTMGPRPAAAAAAATPAVRTVPQYKYAAGVRNPQQHLNAQPQVTMQQPAVHVQGQEPLTASMLASAPPQEQKQMLGERLFPLIQAMHPTLAGKITGMLLEIDNSELLHMLESPESLRSKVDEAVAVLQAHQAKEAAQKAVNSATGVPTV, from the coding sequence ATGAACCCCAGCGCCCCCAGCTACCCCATGGCCTCGCTCTACGTGGGGGACCTACACCCCGACGTGACCGAGGCGATGCTCTACGAGAAGTTCAGCCCGGCCGGGCCCATCCTCTCCATCCGGGTCTGCAGGGACATGATCACCCGCCGCTCCTTGGGCTACGCGTATGTGAACTTCCAGCAGCCGGCGGATGCGGAGCGTGCTATGGACACCATGAATTTTGATGTTATAAAGGGCAAGCCAGTACGCATCATGTGGTCTCAGCGTGATCCATCGCTTCGCAAAAGTGGAGTGGGCAacatattcattaaaaatttggACAAATCTATTGATAATAAAGCACTGTATGATACATTTTCTGCTTTTGGTAACATCCTTTCATGTAAGGTGGTTTGTGATGAAAATGGTTCCAAGGGCTACGGATTTGTACATTTTGAGACACAGGAAGCAGCTGAAAGAGCTATTGAAAAAATGAATGGGATGCTTCTAAATGATCGCAAAGTATTTGTTGGACGATTTAAGTCTCGTAAAGAACGAGAAGCCGAACTTGGAGCTAGGGCAAAAGAGTTCACCAATGTTTACATCAAGAATTTTGGAGAAGACATGGATGATGAGCGCCTTAAGGATCTCTTTGGCAAGTTTGGACCTGCCTTAAGTGTGAAAGTAATGACTGATGAAAGTGGAAAATCCAAAGGCTTTGGATTTGTGAGCTTCGAAAGGCATGAAGATGCACAGAAAGCTGTGGATGAGATGAATGGAAAGGAGCTCAATGGAAAACAAATTTACGTTGGTCGAGCTCAGAAAAAAGTGGAACGACAGACGGAACTTAAGCGCAAATTTGAACAGATGAAGCAAGATAGAATCACCAGATACCAGGGTGTTAACCTTTATATGAAAAATCTTGATGATGGTATTGATGATGAACGTCTCCGGAAAGAGTTTTCTCCATTTGGTACAATCACTAGTGCAAAGGTTATGATGGAGGGTGGTCGCAGCAAAGGGTTTGGTTTTGTATGTTTCTCCTCCCCAGAAGAAGCCACTAAAGCAGTTACCGAAATGAATGGTAGAATTGTGGCCACCAAGCCATTGTATGTAGCTTTAGCTCAGCGCAAAGAAGAGCGCCAGGCTCACCTCACTAACCAGTATATGCAGAGAATGGCAAGTGTAAGAGCTGTGCCCAACCCTGTAATCAACCCCTACCAGCCAGCACCTCCTTCAGGTTACTTCATGGCAGCTATCCCACAGACTCAGAACCGTGCTGCATACTATCCTCCTAGCCAAATTGCTCAACTAAGACCAAGTCCTCGCTGGACTGCTCAGGGTGCCAGACCTCATCCATTCCAAAATATGCCCGGTGCTATACGCCCAGCCGCTCCTAGACCACCATTTAGTACTATGCGACCAGCTTCTTCACAGGTTCCACGAGTCATGTCAACACAACGTGTTGCTAATACATCAACACAGACAATGGGTCCACGTCctgcggctgctgctgctgcagctaCTCCTGCTGTCCGCACCGTTCCACAGTATAAATATGCTGCGGGAGTTCGCAATCCACAACAACATCTTAATGCACAGCCCCAAGTTACCATGCAGCAGCCTGCTGTTCATGTACAAGGTCAGGAACCTTTGACTGCTTCCATGTTGGCATCTGCCCCTCCTCAAGAGCAAAAGCAGATGTTGGGTGAACGGCTCTTTCCTCTTATTCAAGCCATGCACCCTACGCTTGCTGGTAAAATCACTGGTATGTTGTTGGAGATTGATAATTCAGAACTTCTTCATATGCTTGAGTCTCCAGAGTCTCTCCGTTCTAAGGTTGATGAAGCTGTAGCTGTACTACAAGCCCACCAAGCTAAAGAGGCTGCCCAGAAAGCAGTTAACAGTGCCACTGGTGTTCCAACTGTTTAA